Proteins encoded by one window of Carassius auratus strain Wakin chromosome 8, ASM336829v1, whole genome shotgun sequence:
- the LOC113106859 gene encoding interleukin-6 receptor subunit beta-like yields the protein MNCKRSVCVLICVFCFCCVLGNVKRTFRIQELTVTEKKLNDCKNQKKLCVTSSSDCHYMALDGAPRVPRTPENFLNTSCHYRIHEQSFTCRWIQTKDVRSETISSFIFSRVQDFIYCPAILNMHSTFNLTIKSKSVISQKEQFSDIYPLNITDITQAPRPLITSVNATDSSISVTWTSATTPITKCKIRYKRLNTESWTETADFVSSVESQFVIEGLQSFSVFDLSVSCFHGFGRWSDWSEETRVKTTESLPSAALSLSYYVDSDENSGIRRLVLLWKALDVTDARGLIRGYEVSYKPITQPSLKKTRHTSHLKAVVLVRSEEYEVSVCAYNSAGRSPDRRLTVDASRTHDVPAVRSLWVYSDGSSLWIRWEYEFTAVNISEFAIEWSSATDGEHRRWERVDGSTFTVRLPGIEAQQTYNISVFPICGSLAGPPNNISADLQHGALLDPVGFGLLNVSSSSVALRWSWKEAKPGVCVLQYRLVLTGPDEIQTLAVFPDKQQHSFLHLHPNTKYSVHIHGETRDGNFTKASLDITTLLLDYEEMMRFAVPAVLLLLIFGIFSVLSRTVCREYLFPIIANPRYSLIGRWLLNPHLQGSDKICVLKLDGLFLMDQQMEKSVFVVSDHEDEVPLKTSEAAEGTALWKPCSDDEESALTPSSLPEYVDLPFLPDSSGYVQTGQIPGERNSD from the exons ATGAACTGCAAGAGATCGGTGTGCGTCTTGATCTGTGTCTTCTGCTTCTGCT GTGTTTTGGGAAACGTAAAGCGCACTTTCAGGATTCAAG AGCTGACGGTGACTGAGAAAAAGCTGAATGACTGTAAGAATCAGAAGAAGCTGTGTGTGACGTCCAGCTCTGACTGTCACTATATGGCTTTAGATGGAGCTCCTCGAGTTCCCAGAACCCCTG AGAACTTCCTGAACACATCGTGTCACTATCGGATCCATGAGCAATCGTTCACCTGCAGATGGATTCAGACAAAAGACGTCAGATCGGAAACCATCAGCAGCTTCATTTTTAGCCG AGTCCAGGACTTCATCTACTGTCCTgccattttaaacatgcattcaaCTTTCAATTTAACCATCAAATCAAAGAGCGTCATCAGCCAGAAAGAGCAGTTCTCTGACATCTATCCACTAAACATTACAGATATAA CTCAGGCTCCTCGGCCGCTGATCACATCTGTTAACGCCACCGACTCCTCAATCAGCGTCACATGGACCAGCGCAACAACACCAATTACTAAATGCAAAATACGTTACAAGCGTCTCAACACAGAGTCGTGGACAGAG ACAGCAGATTTCGTGTCTTCAGTTGAGTCTCAGTTCGTGATTGAGGGTTTACAGTCCTTCAGTGTGTTTGATCTGAGCGTCTCCTGCTTCCACGGATTCGGCCGATGGAGCGACTGGAGCGAGGAGACTCGAGTGAAGACGACAGAGAGCT TGCCgtctgctgctctctctctcagttATTATGTGGATTCAGATGAAAACTCTGGGATTCGGCGGCTGGTGCTTCTCTGGAAG gcTCTGGACGTCACAGACGCTCGAGGACTCATTCGAGGATATGAAGTGTCCTATAAGCCCATCACACAGCCCTCTCTGAAGAAAACCAGACACACCTCTCATCTCAAG GCCGTTGTTCTGGTGCGGTCAGAGGAGTATGAGGTCTCAGTTTGTGCCTATAACAGCGCTGGACGCTCGCCGGACCGCAGGCTCACTGTCGACGCATCTCGTACTCACG ATGTGCCGGCGGTGAGGAGTCTCTGGGTTTATTCTGACGGTTCTTCACTGTGGATCCGCTGGGAATATGAGTTTACCGCGGTAAACATCAGTGAGTTCGCTATTGAATGGAGCTCTGCGACCGACGGCGAGCACAGACGCTGGGAAAGAGTCGACGGATCCACCTTCACAGTCCGTCTGCCAG GCATTGAAGCGCAGCAGACGTACAACATCAGCGTGTTCCCCATCTGTGGGTCTCTCGCCGGGCCACCGAACAACATCTCTGCGGATCTACAGCACGGCG CTCTGTTGGATCCGGTAGGGTTTGGTCTGCTGAATGTCTCGAGCTCGTCTGTAGCGCTGCGGTGGAGCTGGAAGGAGGCGAAGCCCGGCGTCTGTGTGCTTCAGTACAGACTGGTGTTAACCGGACCGGACGAGATTCAGA CTCTCGCAGTCTTTCCTGACAAACAGCAGCATTCGTTCCTCCACCTCCATCCAAACACCAAATACTCAGTCCACATACACGGAGAAACTAGAGACGGGAACTTCACAAAGGCCAGTCTGGACATCACCACACTTCTGCTGG ATTATGAGGAGATGATGAGGTTTGCTGTTCCAGCGGTTCTCCTGCTGCTCATCTTTGGGATTTTCTCGGTTTTATCAAGGACCGT ATGCAGGGAATATTTATTTCCCATCATCGCCAATCCGAGGTACAGTCTGATTGGACGCTGGCTTCTCAATCCGCATCTTCAG GGCAGTGATAAGATCTGCGTGCTGAAGCTGGACGGTTTATTCCTGATGGACCAGCAGATGGAGaagagtgtgtttgtggtttCTGATCATGAGGACGAGGTTCCGCTGAAGACCTCTGAGGCGGCTGAAGGTACAGCTTTGTGGAAACCTTGTTCAGATGATGAGGAAAGCGCTCTGACTCCCTCCAGTCTGCCCGAGTATGTAGACCTGCCCTTCTTACCCGATAGCTCAGGTTATGTTCAGACTGGACAGATTCCTGGAGAGAGAAACTCAGACTGA
- the LOC113106861 gene encoding signal recognition particle 19 kDa protein-like: MAHLTTNPADKERFVCVYPAYINSKKTLAEGRRIAAEKAVENPSCAEIRDVLTAAGLNVLVENKMYPREWNRDVQFRGRVRIQLKLEDGSLCQDKFASRKDVMFYVAEMIPKLKSRTQKSGGAEAGSQQGEGGKKSKKKKK, encoded by the exons ATGGCGCATTTAACCACAAACCCTGCGGACAAAGAGCG GTTTGTGTGTGTCTATCCAGCATATATCAACAGTAAAAAGACATTAGCAGAAGGCAGAAGAATAGCTGCAGAGAAG gcgGTGGAGAACCCGTCGTGTGCTGAGATCCGGGACGTCCTGACCGCCGCTGGACTCAATGTTCTGGTGGAG AACAAGATGTATCCGCGCGAATGGAACCGAGACGTTCAGTTCAGAGGAAGAGTGCGCATTCAGCTCAAACTCGAGGACGGAAGTCTGTGCCAAGACAAGTTTGCATCTA GGAAAGATGTGATGTTTTATGTGGCGGAGATGATCCCCAAACTGAAGAGCAGAACACAGAAGAGCGGTGGAGCCGAGGCCGGATCACAGCAGGGAGAAGGAGGGAAGaaatcaaagaagaagaagaagtag
- the LOC113106862 gene encoding protein FAM240B-like — protein sequence MSSALIHDKLFIKSFWEQKINNHNHMTETEEERMKRSALTKLRDEWLIRLELRTKHLKNFGDNRGGNPALNQQSPI from the exons ATGAGTTCTGCTCTCATTCATGACAAACTCTTCATCAAGTCCTTCTGGGAGCAAAAGAtcaacaatcacaatcacatgACAGAAACTGAAGAAGAGAGGATGAAGAGGAGCGCTCTCACCAA GCTGCGTGACGAGTGGCTCATCAGACTGGAGCTCCGGACCAAACATCTGAAGAATTTTGGCGACAATCGCGGGGGAAATCCAGCCCTGAACCAACAATCCCCGATCTAA
- the LOC113106860 gene encoding peroxisomal NADH pyrophosphatase NUDT12-like, producing the protein MSVRGELLQRFLDAASGGDHETLSLMLSQSRELLDERGEQGWTALMLTARNGHYEAARVLLTSGCDTRVTNRSGQTARDVAVFWGHTHIARLLTGTDTQEPDIHFNREILDRMSDRRSDGEWLASRRASPETVFLLFHALSPLVRSGAEREEQIELCKLRSTAVQELLTGSRTLEVFLGVEKQDDGQPAWFALSTEDDPSQLLQDKDPGSFFLQEAMPGLLRLSDDDAGVVAQARSVLAWHSRYRFCPTCGSDTKVEEAGYKRTCLRAGCRSLQGVHNTCYPRVDPVVIMLVLHPDGKQCMLGRKKIFPPGMFSCLAGFVEPGETLEAAVRREVQEESGVQVGSVQYLSSQAWPMPSCLMIGCHCVAVTTDIKVDQNEIEEARWFTRQQVMDALVKDKQAVFIMPPRQAIAHYLLKHWIGCNANL; encoded by the exons ATGAGTGTGAGAGGAGAGCTGCTGCAGAGGTTTCTGGACGCTGCGTCTGGAGGAGACCACGAGACTCTCTCGCTCATGCTGTCTCAGTCCAGAGAGCTGCTGGACGAGCGAGGAGAGCAGGGCTGGACCGCTCTGATGCTGACCGCCAGGAACGGACACTACGAGGCGGCCAGAGTCCTGCTGACCAGCGG ATGTGATACGAGGGTCACTAACCGCTCGGGTCAGACGGCTCGAGACGTGGCTGTGTTCTGGGGTCACACACACATCGCCCGTCTGCTGACCGGCACAGACACACAGGAGCCGGACATTCACTTCAACAGAGAGATCCTGGACCGCATGAGCGACAGACGCAGTGACGGCGAGTGGCTGGCGTCCAGAAGGGCTTCTCCAGAGACGGTGTTCCTGCTCTTCCACGCTCTCAGTCCTCTGGTGCGCTCCGGAGCCGAGCGTGAGGAGCAGATAGAGCTGTGCAAGCTCAGATCCACCGCGGTGCAGGAGCTGCTGACCGGCAGCCGGACCCTGGAGGTCTTCTTAGGAGTGGAGAAGCAGGACGATGGGCAGCCGGCGTGGTTCGCTCTCAGCACGGAAGACGATCCGTCTCAACTCCTCCAGGATAAAGATCCCGGCAGCTTCTTCCTTCAGGAAGCCATGCCCGGACTCCTGAGGCTGAGCGACGATGACGCTG GTGTGGTGGCTCAGGCCCGATCAGTCCTGGCATGGCACAGCCGTTACCGCTTCTGCCCGACCTGCGGCAGCGACACCAAAGTAGAGGAGGCCGGCTACAAGAGGACCTGTTTGAGAGCAGGCTGCAGGAGTCTCCAGGGCGTCCATAACACCTGTTACCCCAGAGTCG ATCCTGTGGTCATCATGCTGGTGCTCCACCCCGACGGgaagcagtgcatgctgggacgTAAGAAGATCTTCCCTCCGGGAATGTTCTCATGCCTCGCTGGCTTCGTGGAGCCAG GGGAGACGCTGGAGGCGGCGGTGAGGAGGGAGGTGCAGGAGGAGAGCGGTGTTCAGGTGGGATCCGTGCAGTACCTGTCTTCTCAGGCGTGGCCTATGCCCTCCTGCCTGATGATTGGCTGCCACTGCGTCGCCGTGACGACGGACATCAAAGTAGACCAGAACGAGATCGAAGAGGCACGCTGGTTCACCCGGCAACAG GTGATGGATGCTCTTGTGAAAGACAAACAGGCCGTGTTCATCATGCCGCCCAGACAAGCCATCGCCCACTATCTGCTCAAACACTGGATCGGCTGTAACGCAAACCTCTGA